The following is a genomic window from Apium graveolens cultivar Ventura unplaced genomic scaffold, ASM990537v1 ctg794, whole genome shotgun sequence.
TAAATAATACACCAAAAGAAGTTCAAAATAAGAGAAAAAACAAAAAACATATAAAACGTTAAATGAAGTAGCTTGATAGCTCAAAACAAAACGCTACATcatgtatgaaagtggtaccaataggttgtaaaagaatgtcaaattgggtgtttatgatgttaacatttaaatgtaccaatatatggtggcaagtgagtcttataaggtgcaaaattactctaatatggtgtaaagtgacttacatggttgattagagacaaaatatggatcaaaattgactcgtatgaaagtggtaccaaaatgtggttaaaggatgtcaaattggatgtttatgatgttaacatgttaattataccaatatattattgaaagtgactcttatagggttcaaaatcactctaatatgggtGTAAAGTGACTTGATTGATTAGATTTtaaccaaaattgactcgtataaaaatggTACCAACAGATaataaaatgatgtcaaattagatatttataatgttaacatgtttataAGGAAACACGAAAACATCATGATAATAAGCATAATGCTTTGGAAGTACTACGGAGTTCAGGGATCCACAATTGACAATATTCCAAGGGATCCAAACAACTTTTAAAACTTAAAACTAAACCATGAAGTTAAGTATTAGGCAGTAGATCATCTCCGATGAAACCAACAACAATGTTTGTACCCATAGTTCCAAAAGCTTTCTCGATTTCCGTCAACTTCTCCGTGCGAAGAGTCTGCAGATCTTGCAGTTTAGATTTGGCATCATCAACACGAGTTTCCAGATCTTGTAGTTTAATTTTGACATTATTGACTTGAGCCTGCAGCTCTTGCAGTTTAGTTTTAGCATCCTCAATATGACAATCAATTGAGTGAAGCTCATTAACCAGAGCCTTTGAAAACCAGATATGTTCTATATAGTTCAGGCGGTTCACCACCCAGCTCACGTCGAGTCCCTGATTCTGCAAGTAGGAAAATACATCCCTGTACGCAACAATCATCTCGCAATCGAAATCAGTGATAGATATTTTGATAAAGTCATTCAATGAGGTGCATAAAATATTCAGATACATTGAACATAACTTCTTGTTTTTTGTTGTAAAGTGCTCAAAGGTTTCCGGGTACTTTTGCATAATGCGATCGAGCAGGCATACAAACTCGGAATTAACCTCGTGTCTCCGCCATAACCCAGAATCAGGGACTATATACAAGTGCAGAGAATATGTCACCCAAGTTATCGGGAATATATACATAATCTAGCTGCATACTTGTTACAGCTGGGAAGTTCCAAACTGTTGTCATGGGAGATACACACTTAGACAGATGGAGGGTTGTTATAGCTGGCAAACTGAAAGAAAAAGATGAATCTGATAAAATCCAATCACGAAGACACAGAGTTCTCAGGGAAGGCAAGCATGTAAACCATAAATCCTTAATCCATGAACCCGAAAATTTATCTTTTTTAGAGTAACCAGGACTCCACAGGTGGAGAGTTGTTAAGGCAGGTAAATCCCAGAAATCCGATTCGAGTGCACATTCTTCAAGATTGACTCACAATATGAGTTTCTCCAATGACTTAGAGCTAAAGGTGGACAGCTTATAAGGCTTATGATCATCTAACAAATCAAGAGTTAAGGATTGCACATTGTGTGAGATTGCATACTCAACAAACTTATCAACTAAATCCTTAATTACCACATTATTGTGAACACAAAATTTCAATTCGGAAAGATGGGAATCATGGTCTCGATTAGACAAAACATGGCGGATAAATTCAGAAATATTTTTATGTGTAGAGTTTCCATACCAACCGAAATTGAGAAAGGGCAGAGTGGTCCAAATAAATTTCCAT
Proteins encoded in this region:
- the LOC141704522 gene encoding FBD-associated F-box protein At5g44490-like, translated to MGEMVSRAKKKGKILAQEIGDEDLLSRLSDELIHKVLSFVDAKVAVQTSALSRRWKFIWTTLPFLNFGWYGNSTHKNISEFIRHVLSNRDHDSHLSELKFCVHNNVVIKDLVDKFVEYAISHNVQSLTLDLLDDHKPYKLSTFSSKSLEKLIFLPAITTLHLSKCVSPMTTVWNFPAVTIPDSGLWRRHEVNSEFVCLLDRIMQKYPETFEHFTTKNKKLCSMYLNILCTSLNDFIKISITDFDCEMIVAYRDVFSYLQNQGLDVSWVVNRLNYIEHIWFSKALVNELHSIDCHIEDAKTKLQELQAQVNNVKIKLQDLETRVDDAKSKLQDLQTLRTEKLTEIEKAFGTMGTNIVVGFIGDDLLPNT